A stretch of Myxosarcina sp. GI1 DNA encodes these proteins:
- a CDS encoding CRTAC1 family protein, translated as MAQARFQEVTDIAGISYVGQSHGGAWGDVNNDTLPDLWLSNHYKPDILYLNQGDGTFSDATSKILVKKQAGDTHGAAWADFDNDGDLDLVQLIGAEGGQGVGSNRLYINNGQRLVDRASKLGIDYPLNRGRTPLWLDYDNDGRLDLLVNGQARPDGQAPTTIFRQIDGKFVDVGSTTGLEVVNSSYALLSDLSKDDNLDLLIRKRIYDLTSNPFEDISVDVLRNLSGFVDVASADLNGDLLSDLYIARNTLTPSSLYKDSSNGFRMWLAPGDKKDGVQFKTTGNVTFKLRSFSGNGFNPTSFQFTLSPENPQIPKTVPGIDISYNDNLKRWRLSFSKTKNKGNLTGIVRTTEPISGLTAFGFDNNSLPEEDILLLNSSQGFKYREIYGIPTAAKSVVTGDFDNDMDVDVYIVTSEPAGNQPNVFYENQGDGTFKRDPNAAGAAGSKLGVAGDAMSVDYDSDGFLDLFVNNGQWPPLLYNDGPAQLFQNQGNNNHWLEIDLEGVETNRDGIGAKVFTTAGGVTQLREQTSGMHFRSQNHQRIHFGLGENKIVDELVVNWPSGIEQRIKNIPADQLIRIIEPSGSFSLGQPNYQVGKEEGVFLWQDTLDGTYHLRVNGDNVATNFEIDLIATKGLLKTANVELESNDKLEVNKFGFSLNSQLRNRQDGIDFQLKPGAKALFSVTQNGIANPRQLNVGSESSRLAPAGWIFNSNELTQRPAFESGKDLGLFVGKGANSKTIEFRSSGDGNLHQSALAVFAAKDTAKFLPVGLDNSGEGSDKLIKASNGLEIRGSVGYGNDGLDVITSEPVKMGLAYQQDNLVQPHWINPNHDFLGFPNAYWLPSAIE; from the coding sequence ATGGCTCAGGCTCGTTTTCAAGAAGTCACCGACATAGCAGGTATTTCCTATGTCGGTCAAAGTCATGGTGGTGCTTGGGGAGATGTTAATAACGATACTTTGCCCGATCTTTGGCTATCCAATCACTACAAACCCGATATTTTGTATTTAAATCAGGGTGATGGAACTTTTAGTGATGCTACTTCTAAAATACTTGTTAAAAAACAAGCTGGTGACACGCATGGGGCAGCATGGGCTGACTTTGATAATGATGGCGATCTGGATTTAGTACAGTTAATAGGAGCAGAGGGCGGTCAGGGAGTCGGTTCAAATCGACTGTACATCAATAATGGGCAACGACTAGTAGACCGAGCTAGCAAACTCGGAATCGATTATCCTTTAAATCGCGGACGAACTCCCCTGTGGCTAGACTACGATAATGATGGTCGGCTCGATTTGTTAGTAAACGGACAAGCAAGACCTGACGGACAGGCACCAACCACAATTTTTCGGCAGATCGACGGTAAGTTTGTAGATGTTGGTTCTACTACAGGTTTAGAAGTTGTCAATAGTTCCTATGCTTTACTGTCAGATCTTTCTAAGGACGACAATTTAGACCTTTTAATCCGAAAACGGATCTACGATTTAACTTCAAATCCTTTTGAAGATATATCTGTTGATGTATTACGCAATCTTTCAGGCTTTGTAGACGTAGCGAGTGCCGATCTTAATGGCGATCTGTTGTCAGATTTGTATATAGCACGCAATACTCTAACACCCTCAAGTCTGTATAAAGACAGTTCTAATGGTTTTAGAATGTGGCTAGCACCAGGAGATAAAAAAGATGGGGTGCAGTTTAAGACTACAGGAAACGTAACTTTCAAACTGCGTAGTTTTAGTGGGAATGGGTTTAATCCAACTAGTTTTCAATTTACTTTATCTCCAGAAAATCCCCAAATACCCAAGACTGTTCCTGGAATAGATATTAGCTATAACGATAACCTCAAGCGTTGGCGACTCTCGTTCTCTAAAACAAAAAATAAAGGCAATCTTACTGGTATTGTACGAACTACGGAGCCAATTTCTGGCTTGACTGCTTTTGGCTTCGATAATAATAGTTTGCCCGAAGAAGATATTCTGTTGCTTAATAGTAGTCAGGGTTTTAAATACCGAGAAATCTATGGTATTCCAACTGCTGCCAAAAGTGTAGTCACAGGGGATTTTGACAACGATATGGATGTAGACGTATATATCGTCACGTCAGAACCTGCGGGAAATCAACCCAATGTTTTTTATGAAAATCAAGGTGACGGAACTTTCAAACGAGATCCCAATGCTGCTGGTGCGGCTGGTTCTAAATTGGGTGTAGCAGGAGACGCGATGAGCGTTGATTATGACTCCGACGGTTTTCTCGACCTGTTTGTAAATAACGGTCAGTGGCCACCACTACTTTATAATGACGGTCCTGCTCAACTGTTTCAAAATCAAGGCAACAACAATCATTGGCTGGAAATCGATCTCGAAGGAGTAGAAACCAATCGCGATGGCATAGGAGCTAAAGTTTTTACTACTGCTGGTGGAGTTACTCAGCTTCGCGAACAGACGAGTGGAATGCATTTTCGTTCGCAAAATCATCAGCGAATCCATTTTGGACTTGGCGAAAACAAAATAGTAGATGAATTGGTCGTCAACTGGCCTAGTGGTATCGAGCAACGAATTAAAAACATTCCAGCCGACCAACTTATTAGAATAATCGAACCTTCAGGTTCATTCTCGTTGGGACAGCCTAACTACCAAGTTGGTAAAGAAGAAGGGGTTTTTCTCTGGCAAGATACTTTAGATGGTACCTATCATCTTCGGGTCAATGGAGATAATGTTGCTACAAACTTTGAAATTGACTTAATTGCTACTAAGGGATTGCTGAAAACAGCAAACGTTGAATTAGAGTCTAATGACAAACTAGAAGTAAATAAGTTTGGTTTTTCTTTAAATTCTCAGCTGCGCAATCGACAAGATGGTATAGATTTCCAGCTAAAACCAGGCGCAAAGGCTCTGTTTTCGGTAACCCAAAATGGTATTGCCAATCCGCGACAGCTTAATGTCGGTAGCGAAAGTTCGCGACTGGCACCAGCGGGATGGATTTTTAACTCTAATGAACTTACCCAGCGTCCCGCATTTGAGTCGGGCAAAGACCTCGGCTTATTTGTAGGTAAAGGAGCCAATTCAAAAACCATCGAGTTTCGCTCTAGCGGTGACGGTAACTTACACCAGAGCGCTCTCGCTGTTTTTGCCGCTAAAGATACCGCTAAATTTCTGCCAGTCGGACTAGACAACAGTGGTGAAGGAAGCGACAAGCTGATAAAAGCCAGTAATGGTTTAGAAATTCGAGGCTCTGTAGGCTATGGAAATGA
- a CDS encoding DUF2267 domain-containing protein, producing the protein MTQEQTQEKQQAFLDKVITNTSLETVNEAQTATKVTFRILRDCLPREEVDKLADELRGEEAPKADMEVKDLWKDPNPMVSFFSYISPAQNLNISKDVFLLRLKQEGAVRHEADAETVTKAVFKATKDELSQEQVSNVAKSITDNELSQLWQQA; encoded by the coding sequence ATGACACAAGAACAAACTCAAGAAAAACAGCAAGCATTTTTAGATAAAGTTATTACTAACACTAGCTTGGAAACGGTCAACGAAGCACAGACAGCAACTAAAGTAACATTTCGGATTTTACGCGACTGTCTACCAAGAGAAGAAGTAGACAAGCTAGCGGATGAGTTGAGAGGCGAAGAAGCACCAAAGGCAGATATGGAAGTAAAAGACCTTTGGAAAGATCCCAATCCGATGGTAAGCTTTTTTAGCTACATCAGTCCCGCTCAAAACCTTAACATTTCCAAAGACGTTTTTCTACTACGTCTCAAGCAAGAAGGTGCGGTAAGACACGAAGCCGATGCCGAAACCGTTACTAAAGCAGTGTTTAAAGCGACTAAAGATGAGTTATCTCAAGAACAAGTAAGCAATGTTGCTAAGAGTATTACTGACAATGAGCTAAGTCAACTATGGCAACAGGCTTAA